From a single Azospirillum fermentarium genomic region:
- a CDS encoding 2Fe-2S iron-sulfur cluster-binding protein, which translates to MANVTFSGPTLSKDITVYAVAGDTGTLLSLAKKHEIAIPFQCQDGACGSCLVKVTNLDTNKAPLAVDLTEKEKVTLSVNGKLNKDRLQAAENDHRPPPYRLACQYIVRDENILVQFTGEPGVEIDLRK; encoded by the coding sequence ATGGCGAACGTCACTTTCTCCGGTCCCACGCTCAGCAAGGACATCACCGTGTACGCCGTGGCCGGCGATACCGGCACCCTGCTCAGCCTTGCCAAGAAGCACGAGATTGCCATTCCGTTCCAGTGCCAGGACGGGGCCTGCGGCTCGTGTCTGGTGAAGGTCACCAACCTGGATACCAACAAGGCGCCGCTGGCCGTGGACCTGACCGAAAAGGAAAAGGTCACGCTGTCGGTGAACGGCAAGCTGAACAAGGACCGGCTCCAGGCGGCGGAAAACGACCACCGCCCGCCGCCCTACCGTCTGGCGTGCCAGTACATCGTGCGTGACGAAAACATCCTGGTGCAGTTCACCGGCGAACCCGGCGTCGAGATCGACCTGCGCAAGTGA
- a CDS encoding DUF6898 family protein: MSKDGEVLMEFHRIGTYMKAVAIDPVTGTEVSVVGPATGGQEMLRRTAINKLRYVLQKQAGAKPR; this comes from the coding sequence ATGAGCAAGGATGGCGAAGTGCTGATGGAGTTTCACCGCATCGGCACCTACATGAAGGCGGTGGCGATCGACCCGGTAACCGGAACCGAGGTGTCGGTTGTCGGCCCCGCCACCGGGGGGCAGGAGATGCTGCGCCGCACCGCCATCAACAAGCTGCGCTATGTGCTCCAGAAACAGGCCGGGGCCAAGCCCCGCTGA
- a CDS encoding DUF2946 family protein — translation MTQRVRRFGLLAGALAFLCQVMAWTLMMPAASAQAGLVPICTAEGLILAAVDGNGAKKPDGGTVSAMACPLCPLVAGMAPPPAPPAEPLPAGIGRHTPVALPGAFVAAGWFLSSVQARAPPVA, via the coding sequence ATGACCCAGCGCGTTCGCCGCTTCGGCCTTCTGGCCGGGGCGCTGGCGTTCCTGTGTCAGGTGATGGCCTGGACCCTGATGATGCCCGCAGCCTCGGCCCAGGCCGGGTTGGTGCCCATCTGCACCGCCGAGGGGCTGATCCTGGCCGCGGTTGACGGCAACGGCGCCAAAAAGCCCGACGGCGGCACCGTCTCCGCCATGGCCTGTCCGCTGTGCCCGCTGGTCGCCGGCATGGCGCCGCCGCCGGCCCCACCCGCCGAACCCCTGCCCGCCGGCATCGGGCGCCACACACCCGTGGCTCTGCCCGGTGCGTTCGTCGCAGCCGGCTGGTTCCTGTCCAGCGTCCAGGCGCGGGCACCACCGGTGGCCTGA
- a CDS encoding S-methyl-5'-thioadenosine phosphorylase, giving the protein MTEPGTPPVLGVIGGSGVYDIDGLTDTAWVTVDSPFGEPSDQLLTGVLGGQKLVFLPRHGRGHRIPPSEVNYRANIDALKRLGVTEILSVSAVGSLKEHLAPGTFVIADQFIDRTFARTKSFFGTGLVAHVALGRPVCARLGDRVEEVLKDQGIAYQRGGTYLVMEGPQFSTLAESNLYRSWGCDVIGMTNMPEAKLAREAEMCYATVAMVTDYDCWHPDHDDVTVDAIITVLLGNAEKARGVVKGLAPTIGRRTAACEKGCHHALDNALITAPDKRDPAMIAKLDAVAGRVLG; this is encoded by the coding sequence ATGACGGAACCCGGCACCCCCCCCGTTCTGGGCGTGATCGGCGGCAGCGGCGTGTACGACATCGACGGGCTGACCGACACCGCGTGGGTCACGGTGGACTCACCCTTCGGCGAGCCGTCGGACCAGTTGCTGACCGGCGTGCTGGGCGGGCAGAAGCTGGTGTTCCTGCCCCGCCACGGGCGCGGCCACCGTATCCCCCCGTCGGAGGTCAACTACCGCGCCAACATCGACGCGCTGAAGCGGCTGGGGGTGACCGAGATCCTGTCCGTCTCGGCGGTCGGCTCGCTGAAGGAGCATCTGGCCCCCGGCACCTTCGTCATCGCCGACCAGTTCATCGACCGCACCTTCGCCCGCACGAAGTCGTTCTTCGGCACCGGGCTGGTGGCGCATGTGGCGCTGGGCCGTCCCGTCTGCGCGCGCCTGGGCGACCGGGTGGAAGAGGTGCTGAAGGACCAGGGCATCGCGTACCAGCGCGGCGGCACCTATCTGGTGATGGAGGGGCCGCAGTTCTCCACCCTGGCCGAATCCAACCTCTACCGGTCCTGGGGCTGCGACGTCATCGGCATGACCAACATGCCCGAGGCGAAATTGGCCCGCGAGGCGGAGATGTGCTACGCCACCGTCGCCATGGTCACCGATTACGATTGCTGGCACCCCGACCACGACGACGTGACCGTGGACGCCATCATCACGGTGCTGCTGGGCAACGCGGAAAAGGCCCGCGGCGTGGTCAAGGGGCTGGCGCCCACGATCGGCCGGCGCACCGCGGCATGCGAGAAGGGATGCCACCACGCCCTGGACAACGCCCTCATCACCGCCCCCGACAAGCGCGACCCGGCCATGATCGCCAAGCTGGACGCGGTGGCCGGGCGGGTGCTGGGCTGA
- the fliG gene encoding flagellar motor switch protein FliG, translated as MALKVREDYRTLTGPEKAAIMMLALGEEHSSKLFSMMDDEEIKELSQVMANLGTVSANLIERLFVEFAEQMSATGSLVGTFDSTERLLLKTLPKDKVDSIMEEIRGPAGRTMWDKLGNVNETVLANYLKNEYPQTVAVVLSKIRSEHAGRVLSLLPESFAMEVIMRMLRMEAVQKEVLDDVERTLRTEFMTNLARTSRRDSHELLAEIFNNLDRTTEHRFMAALEERNRDSAERIKALMFTFEDLSKLDPSGVQALMRVVDKTKLGTALKGASETLKDLFFSNMSERAAKILREDMAAMGPVRVRDVDEAQMYMVQLAKDLAARGEIVIAEGSGENDLIY; from the coding sequence ATGGCGCTCAAAGTGCGCGAGGATTACCGCACCCTTACGGGGCCTGAGAAAGCGGCGATCATGATGCTGGCACTGGGCGAAGAGCATTCGTCGAAGCTCTTTTCCATGATGGACGACGAAGAGATCAAGGAACTGTCCCAGGTGATGGCCAACCTGGGCACGGTGTCGGCCAACCTGATCGAACGCCTGTTCGTGGAATTCGCCGAACAGATGTCGGCCACCGGCTCTTTAGTCGGTACCTTCGACAGCACCGAACGGCTGCTGCTGAAGACGCTGCCCAAGGACAAGGTCGATTCCATAATGGAAGAGATCCGCGGTCCCGCCGGCCGCACCATGTGGGACAAGCTGGGCAACGTGAACGAAACGGTGCTCGCCAACTACCTGAAGAACGAATACCCGCAGACCGTGGCGGTGGTGCTGTCCAAGATCCGCTCCGAACACGCGGGCCGTGTGCTGTCGCTGCTGCCGGAAAGCTTCGCCATGGAAGTCATCATGCGCATGCTGCGCATGGAGGCGGTGCAGAAGGAAGTGCTGGACGACGTGGAACGCACGCTGCGCACCGAATTCATGACCAACCTGGCCCGCACCAGCCGGCGCGACAGCCACGAACTGCTGGCGGAAATCTTCAACAACCTGGACCGCACCACCGAGCACCGCTTCATGGCGGCGCTGGAGGAACGCAACCGCGACAGCGCCGAACGCATCAAGGCGCTGATGTTCACGTTCGAGGATCTGTCCAAGCTGGACCCGTCGGGCGTGCAGGCGCTGATGCGCGTGGTGGACAAGACCAAGCTGGGCACCGCGCTGAAGGGGGCGTCGGAAACGCTGAAGGATCTGTTCTTCTCCAACATGTCCGAACGCGCGGCCAAGATCCTGCGCGAAGACATGGCGGCCATGGGGCCGGTGCGCGTGCGCGACGTGGACGAGGCGCAGATGTACATGGTCCAGCTTGCCAAGGATCTCGCCGCCCGCGGCGAAATCGTCATCGCCGAAGGCAGCGGCGAGAACGACCTCATTTATTAG
- a CDS encoding copper chaperone PCu(A)C — MIRTVGAALVGALVTLSAPVFAHEYNQGPVHIGHPWARATAPSAPTAAAYLSLSTTGPADTLVSAATPAAKKAELHTHLHENGVMKMRPVDDIPVVPGTPTKLEPGGLHIMLFGLEKPLAAGSSFPLTLTFKQAGTITVDVKVEAAGAGGEPQGHQHGGEHKAQ, encoded by the coding sequence ATGATCCGCACCGTCGGTGCCGCCCTGGTGGGCGCCCTGGTCACCCTGTCCGCCCCCGTCTTCGCCCACGAATACAACCAGGGTCCGGTCCACATCGGCCATCCGTGGGCGCGGGCCACCGCCCCCTCGGCCCCCACCGCCGCCGCCTATCTGAGCCTCAGCACCACCGGCCCTGCCGACACCCTGGTGTCCGCCGCCACCCCCGCGGCGAAGAAGGCGGAGTTGCACACCCACCTGCACGAAAACGGCGTCATGAAGATGCGGCCCGTGGACGACATCCCCGTCGTCCCCGGCACCCCCACCAAGCTGGAACCGGGCGGGCTGCACATCATGCTGTTCGGTCTGGAAAAGCCGCTGGCCGCGGGATCGAGCTTCCCGCTCACCCTGACCTTCAAGCAGGCGGGCACCATCACCGTGGATGTGAAGGTGGAGGCCGCCGGGGCCGGCGGGGAGCCCCAGGGGCACCAGCACGGCGGGGAGCACAAGGCCCAGTGA
- a CDS encoding ligase-associated DNA damage response DEXH box helicase, whose amino-acid sequence MTLIPPNILGWFRTRGWEPHAHQIAMVQAAADGASSLLIAPTGGGKTLAGFLATLIELSERPRDGLHTLYISPLKALAVDVQRNLEIPAAEMRLPIRAETRTGDTPEAKRRRQRAHPPHILMTTPESLALLLSYPDAGDIFRPLRAVIVDELHALAGTKRGDLLALGLARLGRLAPAARRVGLSATVAEPAHLLAWLSRTGHADGGDVRLIQGRAGAEPRVDILDTRERLPWAGHMAMHALKEVYEEIRRHRTVLVFVNTRAQAELVFQALWRINDDTLPIALHHGSLAPEQRRKVEAAMARGDLRAVVATSSLDMGIDWASVDLVVQMGAPKGASRLVQRIGRANHRLDDPSRALLVPGNRFEVLECRAAADAVRDHTLDGDPPRPGGLDVLAQHILGMGCATPFDADGLYEEVVSAAPYAGLPRDDFDDVLDFVATGGYALGSYDRFRRLAQREDGRWAVASVQVTRQYRLNAGTIVQEPMLRVRLNRGPVLGEVEEYFIQGLTPGDTFAFAGQIVTFVGVREMEAVVSKGGSGDPAVPVYAGGRLPLSTHLAERVRGLLADPAAWDGLPEAVREWLRLQRWRSVLPGRDGLLVETFPHRGKRFLVAYAFEGRNAHQTLGMLLTRRMERLGAGPLGFVATDYVLAVWSLRTPPDMDALFDQDMLGDDLEEWMDESSMLRRTFRNVALITGVIDRRHPGQEKTGRQVTFSSDLIYDVLRRHDPGHVLLRATRADAAGGLTDVRRLSDFLARVRGRIVTKDLDRISPLAVPVILEIGRERVAGSATDELLEQAAAELVAEAMPELAPPSPKEQQRRLDL is encoded by the coding sequence ATGACGCTGATCCCCCCCAACATCCTCGGCTGGTTCCGCACCCGCGGGTGGGAGCCGCACGCCCATCAGATCGCCATGGTCCAGGCCGCCGCCGACGGCGCCAGCAGCCTGCTCATCGCCCCCACCGGCGGCGGCAAGACGCTGGCGGGATTTCTCGCCACCCTGATCGAGTTGTCGGAGCGGCCCCGCGACGGGCTGCACACCCTCTACATCTCGCCCCTGAAGGCGCTGGCGGTGGACGTCCAGCGCAATCTGGAGATCCCGGCGGCGGAAATGCGCCTGCCCATCCGCGCCGAGACCCGCACCGGCGACACGCCGGAGGCCAAGCGGCGGCGCCAGCGCGCCCACCCGCCGCACATCCTGATGACCACGCCGGAAAGCCTGGCGCTGCTGCTGTCGTACCCCGACGCGGGCGACATCTTCCGCCCCTTGCGCGCCGTGATCGTGGATGAACTGCACGCGCTGGCCGGCACCAAGCGCGGCGACCTGCTGGCGCTGGGGCTGGCGCGGCTGGGGCGGCTGGCCCCGGCGGCCCGGCGGGTGGGGCTGTCGGCCACGGTGGCGGAGCCGGCGCACCTGCTGGCGTGGCTGTCGCGCACCGGCCATGCGGACGGGGGCGATGTGCGGCTGATCCAGGGCCGGGCCGGGGCCGAGCCGCGGGTGGACATCCTCGACACCCGCGAACGGCTGCCGTGGGCCGGGCACATGGCCATGCACGCCCTGAAGGAAGTCTACGAGGAAATCCGCCGCCACCGCACGGTGCTGGTCTTCGTCAACACCCGCGCCCAGGCCGAACTGGTCTTCCAGGCCCTGTGGCGGATCAACGACGACACCCTGCCCATCGCCCTGCACCACGGCTCGCTGGCCCCGGAACAGCGGCGCAAGGTGGAGGCGGCCATGGCGCGGGGCGATCTGCGCGCGGTGGTCGCCACATCCTCGCTGGACATGGGCATCGACTGGGCGTCGGTGGATCTGGTGGTGCAGATGGGGGCGCCGAAGGGGGCGAGCCGGCTGGTCCAGCGCATCGGGCGGGCCAACCACCGCCTGGACGACCCCAGCCGCGCCCTGCTGGTTCCCGGCAACCGCTTCGAGGTGCTGGAATGCCGGGCGGCGGCGGACGCGGTGCGTGACCACACGCTGGACGGCGACCCGCCGCGGCCCGGCGGGCTGGACGTGCTGGCCCAGCACATTCTGGGCATGGGCTGCGCCACCCCCTTCGACGCCGACGGCCTGTATGAGGAGGTGGTGAGCGCCGCCCCCTACGCCGGCCTGCCCCGCGACGATTTCGACGACGTGCTGGATTTCGTGGCGACCGGCGGCTACGCCCTGGGCAGCTACGACCGGTTCCGCCGGCTGGCGCAGCGCGAGGATGGGCGGTGGGCGGTGGCGTCGGTGCAGGTCACGCGGCAATACCGCCTGAACGCCGGCACCATCGTGCAGGAACCCATGCTGCGCGTGCGCCTGAACCGCGGCCCGGTGCTGGGGGAGGTGGAGGAGTATTTCATCCAGGGCCTGACGCCCGGCGACACCTTCGCCTTTGCCGGCCAGATCGTCACCTTCGTCGGCGTGCGGGAGATGGAGGCGGTGGTGTCCAAGGGCGGCAGCGGCGACCCGGCGGTGCCGGTCTATGCCGGCGGGCGGCTGCCGCTGTCCACCCATCTGGCGGAGCGGGTGCGCGGTCTGCTGGCCGACCCCGCCGCGTGGGACGGGCTGCCCGAGGCGGTGCGGGAATGGCTGCGGCTCCAGCGCTGGCGGTCGGTGCTGCCGGGACGCGACGGGCTGCTGGTGGAAACCTTCCCCCACCGGGGCAAGCGCTTTCTGGTGGCCTATGCCTTCGAGGGGCGCAACGCCCACCAGACGCTGGGGATGCTGCTGACCCGGCGGATGGAGCGCCTGGGCGCCGGGCCGCTGGGCTTCGTCGCCACCGATTACGTGCTGGCGGTGTGGAGCCTGCGCACCCCTCCCGACATGGACGCGCTGTTCGACCAGGACATGCTGGGCGACGATCTGGAGGAATGGATGGACGAATCCTCCATGCTCCGCCGCACCTTCCGCAACGTGGCGCTGATCACGGGCGTCATCGACCGCCGCCATCCGGGGCAGGAGAAGACCGGGCGGCAGGTGACCTTTTCCTCCGACCTGATCTACGACGTGCTGCGGCGGCACGATCCGGGGCATGTGCTGCTGCGGGCCACGCGGGCCGATGCGGCGGGCGGGCTGACCGACGTGCGGCGCCTGAGCGATTTCCTGGCCCGCGTGCGGGGGCGGATCGTGACCAAGGATCTCGACCGCATCTCGCCGCTGGCCGTGCCGGTGATCCTGGAGATCGGGCGGGAACGGGTGGCGGGCAGCGCCACCGACGAGCTTCTGGAGCAGGCCGCCGCCGAGCTGGTGGCCGAGGCGATGCCGGAACTGGCCCCTCCATCTCCGAAAGAACAGCAAAGGCGGCTGGACCTCTAG
- a CDS encoding transglycosylase domain-containing protein has product MAFSRLRRVVVVVSLLFGLGLLAYAGEAEMRTSRLQARLLSLLTAHMDFSLRDGPNPDFRTPGHGPYDERLGYAFLPEMLTALTRSGPAGERLYTVERQAVLSPVLDAYVALGGFPPYEEKTTGGLLVRGRTGEALFSSRYPARTFDGFDSVPPLVADTLLFIENRELLDADEPRTNPAVEWDRFAAAVLTQPLKHIVPGVRSAGGSTLATQIEKYRHSPDGLTDSAPEKLRQMISASVRAYRDGEDTTGARRRILVDYLNSTPLAARAGFGEINGLGDGLWAWFGTDFAAAMAALSSTPTDDHGLKVKALAYKQILSLLLAQRRPAFYLMTDPGALNRLADSHLRLLAAEGVIGPDLRDAALALPLALTPEIPATESASFIEQKAPNAIRARLLSMLGVTNLYQLDRLDLTVDTTLDNGAQQRVVEVLGKLNDPAVAQELGLTGERLLNVRGDDLSKIIYSFTLYERGTDANLLRVQADNLDQPLDINEGAKLDLGSTAKLRTLITYLEIVSELHGRYAHLPRPLLAEVEDEASDPLTRWAAQWLTTAPDRGLPAMLAAAMDRRYSASPWETFFTGGGQHTFVNFNPQDNGRIMTLTEALRNSVNLPFIRLMRDVVQFIMADGGDDTAEILHNPSHPARQAYLERFADKEGTEFLTRFYNDYRKRTPDDALARIASRSRPVPHRLATIFRSVRPEAGVAEFSAFMRSRLPAASLSDGDLAGLYSKYGPGRFNLNDLGYIARLHPLELWVAAYLQKHPAATRAEVLAASSDSRQESYRWLFKKGAAVQNTRIRIEMEQEAFRRITAAWQKLGYPFETLVPSYATAIGSSADRPAALAELMGIILNDGLRVPTVRVRALHFAAGTPYETVVGLGPLDSRRVLSPEICATVRRALTDVVQNGTARRVWGSFKDAQGQPLPMGGKTGTGDQRFDRFGPGGVLLESRAVARTATFVFYIGDRFFGTMTAFVQGAEADNFHFTSALPAQLLKSLAPALEPLVTPPPAVPSAPAPAPAPARVGEEAARPAAEL; this is encoded by the coding sequence ATGGCGTTCAGCCGGTTGCGGCGGGTTGTCGTCGTCGTCTCGCTCCTGTTCGGGCTGGGGCTGCTCGCCTATGCGGGCGAGGCGGAGATGCGCACGTCCCGGCTTCAGGCGCGGCTGCTGTCGCTGCTGACCGCGCACATGGACTTTTCGCTGCGCGACGGCCCCAACCCCGATTTCCGCACCCCCGGCCACGGCCCCTATGACGAGCGGCTGGGCTATGCCTTCCTGCCCGAGATGCTGACGGCCCTGACCCGCAGCGGCCCGGCGGGCGAACGGCTCTACACCGTCGAGCGTCAGGCGGTGCTGAGCCCGGTTCTGGACGCCTATGTGGCGCTGGGCGGTTTTCCCCCGTACGAGGAAAAGACCACCGGCGGGCTGCTGGTGCGCGGGCGCACGGGCGAGGCGCTGTTCTCGTCCCGTTATCCGGCGCGCACCTTCGACGGGTTCGATTCGGTGCCGCCGCTGGTGGCCGACACGCTGCTGTTCATCGAGAACCGCGAGTTGCTGGACGCGGACGAGCCGCGCACCAACCCGGCGGTGGAATGGGACCGTTTCGCCGCCGCCGTGCTGACCCAGCCGCTCAAGCACATCGTGCCCGGCGTGCGGTCGGCGGGCGGGTCCACCCTGGCGACCCAGATCGAAAAATACCGCCATTCCCCCGACGGGCTGACCGACAGCGCGCCGGAAAAGCTGCGCCAGATGATTTCGGCCAGCGTCCGCGCCTATCGGGACGGGGAGGACACCACGGGTGCGCGCCGCCGCATCCTGGTGGATTACCTGAATTCCACCCCGCTGGCCGCCCGCGCCGGCTTCGGGGAGATCAATGGCCTGGGCGACGGGCTGTGGGCGTGGTTCGGCACCGATTTCGCCGCCGCCATGGCCGCCCTTTCCTCCACCCCCACGGATGACCATGGGCTGAAGGTCAAGGCACTGGCCTACAAGCAGATCCTGAGCCTGCTGCTGGCCCAGCGCCGCCCGGCGTTCTATCTGATGACCGATCCGGGGGCGCTGAACCGGCTGGCCGATTCCCACCTGCGCCTGCTGGCGGCGGAGGGGGTGATCGGGCCGGACCTGCGCGACGCCGCCTTGGCGCTGCCCCTGGCCCTGACGCCGGAAATCCCCGCCACCGAATCCGCCAGCTTCATCGAGCAGAAGGCGCCCAACGCCATCCGCGCCCGCCTCCTGTCCATGCTGGGGGTGACCAACCTCTACCAGCTCGACCGCCTGGACCTGACCGTGGACACCACGCTCGACAACGGCGCCCAGCAGCGGGTGGTGGAGGTGCTGGGCAAGCTGAACGACCCCGCCGTGGCGCAGGAACTGGGCCTGACCGGCGAGCGGCTGCTGAACGTCCGCGGCGACGATTTGTCGAAGATCATCTACAGCTTCACCCTGTACGAGCGCGGCACCGACGCCAACCTGCTGCGGGTGCAGGCCGACAATCTGGACCAGCCGCTGGATATCAACGAGGGGGCCAAGCTCGACCTCGGCTCCACCGCCAAGCTGCGCACGCTCATCACCTATCTGGAGATCGTCAGCGAACTGCATGGGCGCTACGCCCACCTGCCCCGCCCCCTGCTGGCCGAGGTGGAGGACGAGGCCAGCGACCCCCTGACCCGCTGGGCGGCGCAATGGCTGACCACCGCCCCCGACCGCGGGCTGCCGGCCATGCTGGCGGCGGCCATGGACCGGCGCTATTCCGCCAGCCCGTGGGAAACCTTCTTCACCGGCGGCGGGCAGCACACCTTCGTCAACTTCAACCCCCAGGACAACGGGCGGATCATGACGCTGACGGAGGCGCTGCGGAACTCCGTCAACCTGCCCTTCATCCGGCTCATGCGCGACGTGGTGCAGTTCATCATGGCCGACGGCGGCGACGACACCGCCGAGATCCTGCATAACCCCAGCCACCCGGCCCGCCAAGCCTATCTGGAGCGGTTCGCCGACAAGGAGGGGACGGAGTTCCTCACCCGCTTCTACAACGATTACCGCAAGCGCACGCCCGACGATGCGCTGGCCCGCATCGCCAGCCGGTCCCGCCCGGTGCCGCACCGGCTGGCCACCATCTTCCGCAGCGTGCGCCCCGAGGCCGGGGTGGCGGAATTCAGCGCCTTCATGCGCAGCCGGCTGCCGGCGGCGTCCTTGAGCGACGGCGACCTTGCCGGCCTGTACAGCAAGTACGGCCCCGGACGCTTCAATCTGAACGATCTGGGCTACATCGCCCGCCTGCACCCGCTGGAACTGTGGGTGGCGGCCTATCTGCAAAAGCACCCCGCCGCCACGCGGGCCGAGGTGCTGGCCGCGTCGTCGGACTCGCGCCAGGAAAGCTACCGCTGGCTGTTCAAGAAGGGGGCCGCCGTCCAGAACACCCGCATCCGCATCGAGATGGAGCAGGAGGCGTTCCGCCGCATCACCGCGGCGTGGCAGAAGCTGGGCTATCCTTTCGAAACCCTGGTCCCGTCGTACGCGACGGCCATCGGCAGTTCCGCCGACCGCCCCGCCGCCCTGGCCGAGTTGATGGGCATCATCCTCAACGACGGGCTGCGGGTGCCGACGGTGCGGGTGCGCGCGCTGCATTTCGCCGCCGGCACGCCTTATGAAACCGTGGTCGGGCTGGGGCCGCTGGACAGCCGCCGGGTGCTGTCGCCGGAGATCTGCGCCACCGTGCGCCGGGCGCTGACCGACGTGGTGCAGAACGGCACCGCGCGCCGGGTGTGGGGCAGCTTCAAGGACGCCCAGGGGCAGCCGCTGCCCATGGGCGGCAAGACCGGCACCGGCGACCAGCGCTTCGACCGCTTCGGCCCCGGCGGGGTGCTGCTGGAATCCCGCGCGGTGGCCCGCACCGCAACCTTCGTCTTCTACATCGGCGACCGCTTCTTCGGCACCATGACCGCCTTCGTTCAAGGCGCCGAGGCCGACAATTTCCATTTCACCAGCGCCCTGCCCGCCCAGTTGCTGAAAAGCCTGGCCCCGGCGCTGGAGCCGCTGGTCACCCCGCCCCCCGCCGTCCCGTCCGCCCCCGCGCCCGCCCCTGCCCCTGCCCGTGTGGGCGAAGAGGCGGCCCGCCCCGCCGCGGAACTGTGA
- the pdeM gene encoding ligase-associated DNA damage response endonuclease PdeM: MTAISAPTTDSSPVRFCGTALLADPAGALVWADAGVLAVADLHLEKGSAFAGRGRFLPPYDTRATLDRLAEAIQRHQPARVLCLGDSFHDRTAADRLDRDDRQRLAALTAAVDWVWITGNHDPDPPAGLGGRAVAEERIGPLVFRHESHDGASGEVSGHLHPAATLRLPGRTVRERCFAVGAERMLLPAFGAYAGGLNVFDPACRAVLGPVFEVHLIARGRVHRFPSSRLAPGR, encoded by the coding sequence ATGACAGCAATCAGTGCCCCCACGACAGACTCCTCGCCCGTGCGCTTTTGCGGCACCGCTCTTCTGGCCGATCCGGCCGGGGCGCTGGTGTGGGCCGATGCCGGGGTTCTGGCGGTGGCCGACCTGCACCTGGAAAAGGGATCGGCCTTTGCCGGGCGCGGGCGCTTCCTGCCCCCCTATGACACCCGCGCCACGCTGGACCGGCTGGCCGAGGCCATCCAGCGGCATCAGCCGGCCCGCGTGCTGTGCCTGGGCGACAGCTTCCACGACCGCACCGCGGCGGACCGGCTGGACCGTGACGACCGGCAGCGGCTGGCGGCCCTGACCGCGGCGGTGGACTGGGTGTGGATCACCGGGAACCACGACCCCGACCCGCCCGCGGGGCTGGGCGGGCGGGCGGTGGCGGAGGAGCGCATCGGCCCGCTGGTGTTCCGCCACGAGTCCCATGACGGCGCGTCGGGGGAGGTGTCGGGCCACCTGCACCCCGCCGCCACCCTGCGCCTGCCGGGCCGCACGGTGCGGGAGCGCTGCTTTGCGGTGGGGGCGGAGCGGATGCTGCTTCCGGCCTTCGGCGCCTATGCCGGCGGGCTGAACGTGTTCGATCCCGCGTGCCGCGCCGTGCTGGGGCCGGTGTTCGAGGTGCATCTGATCGCCCGCGGGCGGGTCCACCGCTTCCCCTCCTCCCGGCTCGCGCCCGGACGGTAG
- a CDS encoding rhomboid family intramembrane serine protease, whose translation MVWVAVGAGNPLRHIPVAYVNRGLIMLCVVAFVLGPLPDKYAFLPAYLFGTPEMPGLMSLGDGLLGLAGHVFIHADPIHIVTNMVALWIFGDNVEDALGHGRYLLFFFLCAAAGALAEGAMTVEPLRPLVGASGAISGVMGAYLLLHPHARILVLLFLRIPVLLPASVLVGGDLAANVAMVLLRPHGAAVDDVAWWAHLGGFAAGMALVTVMRRAGVPLFHPPGAYPPVPFPRLQRIVPDFFGPHGPRRAAGKAAVYLGIVALLIWTL comes from the coding sequence ATGGTCTGGGTGGCGGTCGGGGCCGGCAATCCGCTGCGCCATATCCCTGTGGCCTATGTCAACCGCGGGCTGATCATGCTCTGCGTGGTGGCGTTCGTGCTGGGGCCGCTGCCGGACAAGTACGCCTTTCTGCCCGCCTATCTGTTCGGCACGCCCGAGATGCCGGGGCTGATGTCCTTGGGGGATGGGCTGCTGGGGCTGGCGGGCCATGTGTTCATCCACGCCGACCCCATCCACATCGTGACCAACATGGTGGCGCTGTGGATCTTCGGCGACAATGTGGAGGACGCGCTGGGCCATGGGCGCTACCTGCTGTTCTTCTTTCTGTGCGCCGCCGCCGGGGCGCTGGCCGAAGGGGCCATGACGGTGGAGCCGCTGCGCCCGTTGGTGGGGGCCAGCGGCGCCATATCGGGGGTGATGGGGGCCTATCTGCTGCTGCACCCCCACGCGCGTATCCTGGTGTTGCTGTTCCTGCGCATTCCGGTGCTGTTGCCGGCCTCGGTCCTGGTGGGCGGGGATCTGGCGGCCAACGTGGCGATGGTGCTGCTGCGTCCCCACGGCGCCGCGGTGGACGATGTGGCGTGGTGGGCGCATCTGGGCGGATTCGCCGCCGGCATGGCGCTGGTCACGGTGATGCGGCGGGCGGGGGTGCCGCTGTTCCATCCGCCCGGCGCCTATCCCCCGGTGCCGTTCCCGCGGCTCCAGCGGATCGTGCCCGATTTCTTCGGCCCCCACGGCCCCCGGCGGGCGGCGGGAAAGGCGGCGGTCTATCTGGGGATCGTGGCGCTGCTGATCTGGACGCTGTAG